Proteins from one Nakamurella multipartita DSM 44233 genomic window:
- a CDS encoding type IV toxin-antitoxin system AbiEi family antitoxin domain-containing protein, translating into MPGSSDRELPNTFTAAQAEQSGLSRRGLASLQHAGEVERIGHGLFRRTSAPLVDLDLVEIAVKAHKPTLCLVSALARHDLTDQIPAKHDIAVPRGQWQPKVSAPVRWHKFDPVTFDVGRTEITVDGDYTMGLYDAPRSIIDAFRMRTTLGPDVANEALRRWLRQGGQANLLLRHVKSFPRTRTAVLTALQILL; encoded by the coding sequence GTGCCCGGATCGTCGGACAGAGAGCTGCCGAACACGTTCACCGCGGCGCAAGCCGAGCAGAGCGGATTGTCACGTCGCGGTCTTGCGTCATTGCAGCACGCAGGTGAGGTCGAGCGGATCGGCCACGGCCTGTTCCGGCGCACGTCCGCACCTCTGGTGGACCTGGACCTGGTGGAGATCGCGGTGAAAGCACACAAGCCGACCCTGTGCCTGGTCTCGGCGCTCGCGCGGCATGATCTCACCGATCAGATCCCCGCCAAGCACGACATTGCGGTTCCGCGCGGACAGTGGCAGCCGAAGGTGTCGGCACCGGTGCGCTGGCACAAGTTTGACCCGGTGACCTTCGATGTGGGCCGCACCGAGATCACCGTCGACGGCGACTACACGATGGGCCTGTACGACGCCCCGCGAAGCATCATCGACGCCTTCCGCATGCGCACTACCCTCGGACCGGACGTCGCCAACGAGGCATTACGACGGTGGCTTCGCCAAGGTGGACAAGCGAATCTGCTCCTGCGTCACGTCAAGTCCTTCCCGCGTACCCGGACCGCCGTGCTCACTGCACTGCAGATCCTGCTCTGA
- a CDS encoding type II toxin-antitoxin system VapB family antitoxin: MTQIDVDDEALAEVLRRSGLATKSDAVNEALRHYAATLRRAAGFDGYIQRAQGWDYEGWKELRAQDKAWYPLSGPPATTGPGHDRPGSAADAGPDWSHGESDQRPVQ; this comes from the coding sequence GTGACGCAGATCGATGTGGACGATGAGGCGCTGGCCGAGGTGCTACGGCGCTCGGGTCTGGCGACGAAGAGCGACGCGGTGAACGAGGCGCTGCGCCACTATGCGGCCACACTGCGTCGCGCCGCCGGGTTCGACGGCTACATCCAGCGGGCCCAGGGGTGGGACTACGAGGGCTGGAAGGAACTGCGGGCCCAGGACAAGGCTTGGTACCCCCTGAGCGGGCCGCCCGCGACAACCGGTCCGGGTCACGACCGGCCCGGCAGCGCCGCCGACGCCGGGCCAGACTGGAGCCATGGCGAGTCCGACCAACGTCCGGTTCAGTGA
- a CDS encoding ExeA family protein yields MSVQRLQAHYGFTRMPFGRNLAPGMLHRHRGLGEAIARISWCVDQHALGVITGEVGAGKTVAVRAATAALDSSRHVVIYLPNPSVGVRGMLHHIVAALGRTPSFYTSILAPQAADALAAEHAERGRTPVVVIDEAHLLDNQQLEALRMLSNHDMDSGSPFAALLVGQPTLRHRLRLGVLAALDQRISVRCTLTGMTDQETADYLTHHLKIAGRSDTLFSGDATTLIHNAARGYPRAINNLAINALTAAFARNQAIVDEKSARAAIAETGGE; encoded by the coding sequence GTGAGCGTGCAACGCCTTCAGGCCCACTACGGCTTCACCCGGATGCCGTTCGGCCGGAACCTGGCCCCGGGCATGCTGCATCGGCACCGCGGACTGGGCGAAGCGATCGCCCGGATCAGCTGGTGCGTCGACCAACACGCCCTCGGCGTGATCACCGGCGAGGTCGGCGCCGGCAAGACCGTCGCCGTCCGCGCCGCCACCGCCGCCCTGGACAGCAGCCGGCACGTCGTCATCTACCTGCCCAACCCGTCCGTCGGGGTCCGCGGCATGCTCCACCACATCGTCGCCGCCCTGGGCCGGACCCCGTCGTTCTACACCTCGATCCTGGCCCCGCAAGCCGCCGACGCCCTCGCGGCCGAACACGCCGAACGCGGCCGCACCCCCGTGGTCGTGATCGATGAGGCGCACCTGTTGGACAACCAGCAACTCGAAGCACTGCGCATGCTGTCCAACCACGACATGGACTCCGGCAGCCCGTTCGCCGCGCTGCTCGTCGGGCAACCCACCCTGCGGCACCGGCTGCGCCTCGGCGTGCTCGCCGCGCTGGACCAACGGATCTCGGTGCGCTGCACCCTGACCGGGATGACCGACCAGGAAACCGCGGACTACCTCACCCACCACCTCAAGATCGCCGGCCGCAGCGACACCCTGTTCAGCGGCGACGCCACCACCCTGATCCACAACGCCGCCCGCGGCTACCCCCGCGCCATCAACAACCTCGCGATCAACGCCCTGACCGCGGCGTTCGCCCGCAACCAGGCCATCGTCGACGAGAAATCAGCCCGGGCCGCGATCGCCGAAACAGGAGGCGAATGA
- a CDS encoding ribbon-helix-helix domain-containing protein, whose protein sequence is MASPTNVRFSEPVRAALARFAHRTGQPRSAVVNTAVSEWLAMQAHPRVRFVTLETGERRAALVDGPQVWTVAEAWLDHPPADRDAARLGEVLGLSPVSTEAALAYWADHRPEIDGIIERHRTAQDEALAAWEQRQPPAPG, encoded by the coding sequence ATGGCGAGTCCGACCAACGTCCGGTTCAGTGAGCCCGTGCGCGCGGCGCTCGCACGATTTGCACACCGCACCGGTCAGCCCAGGTCCGCCGTGGTCAACACCGCAGTGTCCGAATGGTTGGCGATGCAGGCCCACCCGCGCGTCCGGTTCGTCACGCTTGAGACTGGCGAGCGCCGAGCGGCGCTGGTGGACGGACCTCAGGTCTGGACGGTCGCCGAGGCCTGGCTCGACCACCCACCGGCTGATCGAGACGCCGCGAGACTCGGTGAGGTACTGGGACTCTCGCCGGTCTCCACGGAAGCCGCGCTGGCGTACTGGGCCGACCATCGCCCGGAGATCGACGGGATCATCGAACGCCATCGCACCGCTCAGGACGAAGCCCTCGCCGCGTGGGAGCAGCGCCAACCACCTGCGCCGGGCTGA
- the istB gene encoding IS21-like element helper ATPase IstB encodes MTAPIRRRRGLTEQAASAAIDTACRQLRLPTVRGLVTDMVTVAEKEQLTYQGFLAELLLAECDDRARRRSVRRVKAAGFPREKWLADFDFDANPNINSATIHTLAGCGWIRAGQPLCLIGDSGTGKSHLLIGLGTAAAENGFRVKYTLATKLVNELVEAADDKILAKTIARYGRVDLLCIDELGYMELDKRGAELLFQVLTEREEKNSVAIASNDSFSGWTKTFTDARLCAAIVDRLTFGGNIIETGTDSYRLARTKAQQAAS; translated from the coding sequence ATGACCGCACCGATTCGCCGCCGCCGCGGCCTGACCGAGCAGGCCGCGTCCGCGGCGATCGACACGGCCTGCCGGCAACTACGCCTGCCGACCGTCCGCGGGCTGGTCACCGACATGGTCACCGTCGCGGAGAAGGAACAACTCACCTACCAGGGATTCCTCGCCGAGCTACTCCTGGCCGAATGCGACGACCGGGCCCGTCGCCGCTCTGTCCGCCGGGTCAAGGCGGCCGGCTTTCCACGAGAGAAGTGGCTGGCCGATTTCGACTTCGACGCGAACCCGAACATCAACTCGGCGACCATCCACACCCTGGCCGGATGCGGCTGGATCCGCGCCGGGCAACCGTTATGCCTGATCGGAGACTCCGGCACCGGCAAGTCGCATCTGCTGATCGGGTTGGGCACCGCCGCCGCGGAGAACGGGTTCCGGGTGAAATACACCCTGGCCACCAAGCTGGTGAACGAACTCGTGGAGGCCGCCGACGACAAGATCCTGGCCAAGACCATTGCCCGATACGGACGGGTTGATCTTCTCTGCATCGATGAACTCGGCTATATGGAACTCGACAAACGCGGCGCGGAGCTACTTTTCCAGGTTCTCACCGAACGGGAAGAGAAGAACTCCGTGGCCATCGCCTCCAACGATTCCTTCTCCGGCTGGACAAAAACGTTCACCGACGCCCGCCTCTGCGCCGCGATCGTCGACCGGCTCACCTTCGGCGGGAACATCATCGAGACCGGAACCGACTCCTACCGGCTGGCCCGGACCAAGGCCCAACAAGCCGCCAGCTAA
- a CDS encoding ADP-ribosyltransferase family protein, translating to MAALLDQAYQPWLARLSDAERAAIHAWQSLDRRYRSIQAVVRDGAGDDAALAEASALANAVLAGELPQDVEAWRGIRSCQNVFGVGINSLPTLRGEVLTLDGFFAVTLDPRVAVAEFTRPPLPGGPVLFRIRLPAGVHAAWISLAGDSALRYQRELLLIGPIALRIGAASYAGEVPILEVEVV from the coding sequence ATGGCCGCGCTGCTTGACCAGGCGTATCAGCCCTGGCTCGCACGGCTGAGCGACGCTGAGCGCGCTGCCATCCACGCCTGGCAGAGCTTGGATCGGCGCTATCGCTCGATTCAGGCGGTGGTGCGAGACGGTGCAGGTGACGACGCTGCGCTTGCTGAAGCGAGCGCCTTGGCGAACGCGGTGCTCGCCGGCGAACTTCCGCAGGATGTCGAGGCATGGCGTGGCATCCGGTCGTGCCAAAACGTGTTCGGCGTGGGGATCAACAGCCTTCCGACTCTTCGAGGTGAGGTACTGACCCTCGATGGCTTCTTCGCGGTAACGCTGGATCCTCGCGTGGCGGTGGCTGAGTTCACCAGACCACCGCTGCCGGGTGGTCCGGTCCTGTTCCGCATCCGACTCCCCGCCGGGGTACATGCAGCGTGGATCTCGTTGGCTGGTGATTCGGCCCTTCGGTACCAGCGCGAGTTGCTGCTCATCGGGCCGATTGCCCTGCGAATCGGTGCGGCGTCGTACGCTGGGGAGGTACCGATACTGGAAGTCGAGGTGGTCTAG
- a CDS encoding TA system antitoxin ParD family protein, which yields MSSPPTRLPDDLYEAARRAAAVASRSTAQQIAHWARVGRELEASPDVSIREVQRVLAGLGPYASLNEGGQAVVRAEWDERIADGIGELNFAAEFTAAGDTWIVGDGKGGAVVRTAAKK from the coding sequence GTGAGCAGTCCGCCTACCCGCCTACCCGACGACCTCTACGAGGCCGCCAGGCGCGCGGCGGCCGTCGCGAGTCGCAGCACGGCGCAGCAGATCGCCCATTGGGCCCGGGTAGGCCGGGAACTGGAGGCGTCCCCGGATGTCAGCATCCGGGAGGTTCAGCGGGTGCTGGCCGGGCTCGGTCCCTACGCGTCACTGAACGAGGGTGGGCAGGCAGTCGTGCGGGCGGAGTGGGATGAACGCATCGCGGACGGCATCGGCGAGCTGAACTTCGCAGCCGAATTCACCGCGGCCGGTGATACCTGGATCGTCGGCGACGGCAAGGGGGGCGCCGTCGTTCGGACAGCTGCGAAGAAGTGA
- a CDS encoding AbrB/MazE/SpoVT family DNA-binding domain-containing protein, giving the protein MWLRLLHQASRLLIESRQGRDHLDRIGQITVPIDVRRRLHLVPGGKVLFLEKPNGEVVVAKAALAALAQAQEVFADAAADFGVADATDVQEVIDSLRGPGA; this is encoded by the coding sequence TTGTGGCTGCGGCTGTTGCACCAGGCGAGCCGGCTGCTGATCGAGTCCAGACAGGGCCGTGATCACCTCGACCGGATCGGTCAGATCACCGTCCCTATCGACGTCCGTCGACGCCTTCACCTGGTACCGGGCGGCAAGGTGTTGTTCCTGGAGAAGCCGAACGGCGAGGTTGTGGTCGCCAAGGCGGCGCTTGCTGCTCTCGCTCAGGCGCAGGAGGTGTTCGCAGATGCGGCTGCTGACTTCGGGGTGGCCGACGCAACCGACGTCCAGGAGGTCATCGATAGCTTGCGGGGGCCCGGTGCATGA
- a CDS encoding AAA family ATPase: MPSFIPRPVVMARLTSELQAVREHGRGRMVAIRGRRQMGKSTVVERFVENCETPYVFATGLYRQPAQEQLIVASEAFGTSANPLPGVDEPTFPAQNWREWFGRVAVAASDGPVVVVLDEFPWMAADGDTASLEATVQSVWDRTLEKLPVFLVLIGSDIAMMERLAQHDRPLYGRFSEIVVPPLNPAETAFALPAASAFDVFDTHLVTGGYPRLLTDFVISGGSVDEWVTRSLQEATSPLVVTARLNLDAQIADSTAAYRVLSTVGSAERGQLNLGAVAAGISATGTATKSEETAAIRAVTQLTAKRLIEIDEPAWASSSRLRRYRVADTYLRFWFRYVERNLGAIGRGRGDIATAAFERDWRSWRGTLIEPTVRHALSLLARDDARFASVEDVRPWWTRNGKVEVDAVGMSRDRSVFLATVKWRERGGVTADELRALLAAAVPRSEGAELVAVCPSGAAPETAISYSARDLLSAWAADGR, from the coding sequence ATGCCGTCATTCATCCCCCGCCCGGTCGTGATGGCCCGGCTCACTTCGGAGCTGCAAGCGGTCCGCGAGCATGGTCGCGGCAGAATGGTCGCGATTCGCGGGCGCCGCCAGATGGGCAAGTCGACTGTTGTCGAACGATTCGTCGAGAATTGTGAGACGCCCTATGTGTTCGCCACCGGGCTGTACCGACAGCCGGCGCAGGAGCAGTTGATCGTCGCGTCCGAAGCATTTGGGACGTCGGCGAATCCTTTGCCCGGAGTGGATGAGCCCACATTTCCTGCACAGAACTGGCGGGAGTGGTTCGGACGAGTGGCGGTAGCCGCATCGGACGGTCCGGTCGTGGTGGTGCTCGACGAGTTTCCCTGGATGGCAGCGGACGGCGACACCGCAAGTCTTGAGGCGACGGTGCAGTCGGTCTGGGATCGCACACTCGAAAAGCTGCCCGTCTTCCTCGTGCTCATCGGATCCGACATCGCCATGATGGAGCGGCTCGCTCAACACGATCGACCCCTTTACGGGCGATTCAGCGAGATCGTCGTGCCTCCGCTGAACCCCGCAGAAACTGCATTTGCACTGCCCGCGGCGAGCGCGTTCGACGTGTTCGACACGCATCTGGTGACCGGTGGATACCCGCGGCTTCTCACGGACTTCGTGATCAGCGGTGGCTCGGTCGACGAGTGGGTGACACGATCCCTGCAGGAAGCGACGTCGCCGCTGGTCGTGACGGCGCGACTCAACCTGGACGCGCAAATTGCCGACAGCACGGCCGCATACCGCGTGCTGTCGACGGTTGGCTCCGCTGAGCGAGGTCAACTGAACCTGGGTGCGGTCGCAGCAGGGATCAGTGCGACCGGCACGGCCACGAAGTCCGAGGAGACGGCCGCTATTCGGGCCGTTACGCAGCTCACTGCCAAGCGACTCATCGAGATTGACGAGCCTGCCTGGGCAAGCTCGAGCAGGCTGCGTCGGTACCGCGTCGCAGACACCTATCTTCGATTCTGGTTCCGCTACGTCGAGCGGAATCTGGGCGCCATCGGTCGAGGAAGAGGCGACATCGCGACAGCCGCGTTCGAGCGTGATTGGCGGAGTTGGCGAGGCACACTGATCGAACCGACGGTTCGCCACGCCCTGAGTCTGCTGGCTCGAGATGACGCCCGATTCGCGAGCGTCGAGGATGTTCGGCCATGGTGGACCAGAAATGGGAAGGTCGAAGTCGACGCCGTTGGCATGAGCCGGGATCGATCCGTGTTTCTCGCCACGGTGAAATGGCGAGAGCGAGGCGGAGTCACCGCTGACGAACTCCGCGCGCTTTTGGCCGCGGCCGTTCCCCGATCGGAGGGTGCCGAACTGGTCGCCGTCTGCCCTTCGGGTGCGGCGCCCGAGACCGCGATCTCGTACTCAGCACGGGATCTGCTCTCTGCCTGGGCCGCCGACGGCCGTTGA
- a CDS encoding DUF433 domain-containing protein, translated as MSEYDELTADDVRAALEYAASVVGGAQVIPLRRNHRASTPGGRPS; from the coding sequence CTGTCGGAATACGACGAATTGACGGCCGACGACGTCCGTGCCGCCCTCGAATACGCCGCATCAGTGGTCGGTGGTGCACAGGTCATCCCGCTGCGGCGGAATCACCGAGCCAGCACCCCGGGCGGTCGCCCGTCCTGA
- a CDS encoding nucleotidyl transferase AbiEii/AbiGii toxin family protein — protein sequence MDGRIAAEYFRLYALEGLLLRLSHSVHRDRFVLKGGVLLAAYQLRRPTTDIDFAALATSNDLEEIRQTVIEIARTPLPPDLDDGLVFDLGAVTARVIRDQDQYSGVRVRLGARLVTAWELFHVDVNVGDPIWPAPADVELPRLLDQPAIPLRGYPMEMVLAEKVVTALQLGIASTRWRDYGDIYQLTGRYDFNSGLVRDAVAAVAAYREIELTALTDELAGYAELAQTKWFAWRSRQDLIDRLPASFTQVLTAVAGFADPVLSPTDDVGSARWSPQTRSWVDV from the coding sequence GTGGACGGCCGCATCGCCGCCGAGTACTTCAGGCTGTACGCGTTGGAGGGGCTCCTGCTGCGGCTCTCGCACTCCGTCCACCGCGACCGGTTCGTGCTCAAAGGCGGCGTGTTGCTGGCCGCCTACCAGCTCCGCCGGCCTACCACGGACATCGACTTCGCGGCCCTGGCCACCTCCAACGACCTTGAGGAAATCCGGCAGACCGTCATCGAGATCGCCCGGACTCCGCTCCCGCCCGACCTCGACGACGGTCTTGTCTTCGACCTGGGCGCGGTCACCGCAAGAGTGATCCGCGACCAGGATCAATACAGCGGCGTACGTGTACGACTGGGCGCCCGGCTGGTCACTGCCTGGGAACTGTTCCACGTGGACGTCAACGTCGGCGATCCCATCTGGCCGGCCCCCGCCGACGTCGAACTACCCCGGTTGCTCGACCAGCCGGCAATCCCGCTGCGCGGGTATCCGATGGAGATGGTCCTCGCCGAGAAGGTCGTCACCGCGCTACAACTGGGCATAGCCAGCACCCGGTGGCGGGACTACGGCGACATCTACCAGCTGACCGGCCGATACGACTTCAACTCAGGGCTGGTCCGAGATGCCGTCGCCGCCGTCGCCGCCTATCGCGAGATCGAACTCACGGCCTTGACCGACGAGCTGGCGGGCTACGCCGAACTGGCCCAGACCAAATGGTTCGCGTGGCGATCCCGGCAGGACCTGATCGATCGGCTACCGGCCTCCTTCACCCAGGTTCTTACCGCGGTCGCCGGCTTCGCCGACCCGGTGCTCAGCCCGACCGACGACGTCGGGTCAGCCCGATGGAGCCCGCAGACCCGATCCTGGGTCGACGTCTGA
- a CDS encoding DDE-type integrase/transposase/recombinase, whose product MSVDTVKQRERAQQIALFRYQLICPALEPGLSTKQRGRVVRAIADREHDGPFGGRVRYSRESLDRWIRRYRAGGFEGLCPSPREPGTRIDTGVFELAAGLKRENPARTVAQVARILRSSTGWSPSETTLLRHFHRLDLMVPGGAGPAVFGRFEAADCNERWVGDALHGPRVAGRKTYLFAFLDDHSRVAVGYRFGFAEDTVRLAAALQPALGSRGVPGSVYVDNGSAFVDNWLLRACAVLGIRLVHSRPGQPQGRGKIERWFRSVRDQFLVEIDDSTADQIRDTGMTPAGALLELNGLFTAWVEASYHHHVHSETGQSPLQRWTDGWQRAGRSPAMPTPADLTEAFLWSEQRVVTRTATVSLHGNTYQVQAGLVGRKVELVFSPFDLETLRVRYDGRDHGPAVPHRITRHTHPKARPETPEPATTPRTGIDYLALVAQDHQQQISADQKINYHALYPGELPGQRSIDDALADLNGNDGNDGNDGNDDGQAVAR is encoded by the coding sequence ATGAGTGTGGACACGGTCAAGCAGCGGGAACGGGCGCAGCAGATCGCGTTGTTCCGATATCAGTTGATCTGCCCGGCGCTGGAACCGGGCCTGTCGACCAAGCAACGCGGACGGGTCGTTCGGGCGATCGCCGACCGGGAACACGACGGCCCGTTCGGCGGCCGGGTCCGATACTCGCGGGAGTCGTTGGACCGGTGGATCCGCCGGTACCGGGCCGGCGGGTTCGAAGGTCTGTGCCCGTCGCCCCGGGAACCCGGCACCCGGATCGACACCGGCGTGTTCGAGCTGGCCGCCGGTCTGAAACGGGAGAACCCGGCCCGCACGGTCGCCCAGGTCGCCCGGATCCTGCGATCCTCGACCGGCTGGTCACCGTCGGAAACGACGCTGCTGCGGCATTTCCACCGGCTGGACCTGATGGTGCCCGGCGGCGCCGGGCCGGCCGTGTTCGGCCGGTTCGAAGCGGCCGATTGCAACGAACGGTGGGTCGGCGACGCCCTGCACGGGCCCAGGGTCGCCGGCCGGAAAACGTACTTGTTCGCGTTCCTGGACGACCACAGCCGGGTGGCCGTGGGGTATCGGTTCGGGTTCGCCGAGGACACCGTCCGGCTGGCCGCGGCCCTGCAACCCGCGTTGGGCAGCCGCGGCGTCCCCGGCTCGGTCTACGTCGACAACGGGTCCGCGTTCGTCGACAACTGGCTGCTGCGGGCCTGCGCGGTGCTCGGGATCCGGCTCGTCCACAGCCGTCCGGGGCAGCCGCAGGGGCGGGGCAAGATCGAACGCTGGTTCCGCAGCGTGCGCGACCAGTTCCTGGTCGAGATCGATGACAGCACCGCCGACCAGATCCGGGATACCGGGATGACCCCCGCCGGCGCCCTGCTGGAACTCAACGGGTTGTTCACCGCCTGGGTCGAGGCGTCCTATCACCACCACGTGCATTCCGAGACCGGGCAGAGCCCCTTGCAACGCTGGACCGACGGGTGGCAGCGGGCCGGCCGGTCTCCGGCGATGCCGACCCCCGCGGATCTGACCGAGGCGTTCCTGTGGTCCGAACAACGCGTGGTCACCAGGACCGCGACGGTGTCGCTGCACGGCAACACCTACCAGGTTCAGGCGGGGCTGGTCGGTCGGAAAGTCGAGTTGGTGTTCTCCCCGTTCGATCTGGAAACCCTGCGGGTCCGCTACGACGGCCGGGACCACGGGCCGGCGGTGCCGCATCGGATCACCCGGCACACCCATCCCAAGGCCAGACCCGAGACCCCTGAACCGGCAACGACACCGCGGACGGGGATCGACTACCTGGCGCTGGTCGCGCAGGACCACCAGCAACAGATCAGTGCCGACCAGAAGATCAACTATCACGCCCTCTACCCAGGTGAGCTGCCCGGGCAGCGCAGCATCGACGACGCCCTGGCCGACCTCAACGGCAACGACGGCAACGACGGCAACGACGGCAACGACGATGGTCAGGCGGTGGCCCGGTGA
- a CDS encoding acetyl-CoA carboxylase biotin carboxyl carrier protein — MNAAAASSYVVTSPFVGVFQRRPAPDSAPFVEPGSVVAEGQTVCVVEAMKLLNEIEAEQAGVVEQILVEDLAPVEFGQPLMRVRAS, encoded by the coding sequence ATGAACGCAGCGGCTGCGAGCTCCTACGTGGTGACCTCACCGTTCGTCGGCGTCTTTCAGCGGAGGCCGGCGCCGGACTCGGCCCCATTCGTCGAGCCGGGGAGCGTCGTTGCGGAGGGTCAGACCGTCTGCGTCGTCGAGGCGATGAAGCTGCTCAATGAGATCGAGGCCGAACAGGCCGGCGTCGTGGAGCAAATCCTGGTCGAGGATCTCGCACCCGTCGAGTTCGGTCAGCCGCTGATGAGGGTCCGAGCGTCGTAG
- the istA gene encoding IS21 family transposase: MLFEQIRRDSRVEGLSVRALAKRHHVHRRTVRQALASAAPPEPARRRWQSRKIDPFVTAIDAMLRSDLTAPRKQRHTTVRILDRLVEEHQATGLSYSTLRAYVAQRRREIWAEAGRPLAEVFVPQTHQPAAEGEVDFAELWVDLPAGRTKCYLFTMWLCFSGRSVHRVFPTQSQEAFLEGHIAAFTELGGVPTVHVKYDNLKSAVSAVLFGTDRRRTENERWVLFRSHYQFDGFYCLPGVHGAHEKGGVEGEGGRFRRNHLVPVPKVKSLAELNVRLAKADRADDHRRINGRVRTVGEMFAIEQPLLRPLPTEVFEPGLSLNPRVDRHARIMVRNCQYSVPAKFIGRRVRVHLRAGEVIVLDGRTVIATHERSGRKGAQVLDLDHYLEVLKYKPGALPGATALVQARACGAFTSAHEAFWAAARKAHGDAAGTRELIDVLLLHRHMPAVDVVAGLTAALRVGATQADVVAVEARKQQRGATQPEHPVGQDDSAGQRVVSLTERRLSDPTAVIAGLPPDSRPLPSVDRYDELLTRRKTAPPAADLSKGNVS, encoded by the coding sequence ATGCTGTTCGAACAGATCCGGCGGGATTCCCGGGTGGAGGGCTTGTCGGTGCGGGCGTTGGCCAAGCGCCACCATGTGCACCGTCGAACGGTGCGGCAAGCGTTGGCGTCGGCGGCGCCGCCGGAGCCGGCCCGGCGCAGGTGGCAGTCCCGCAAGATCGACCCGTTCGTGACCGCGATCGACGCAATGTTGCGGTCGGATCTGACGGCCCCGCGCAAGCAGCGACACACCACGGTGCGGATCCTGGACCGGTTGGTCGAGGAGCATCAGGCGACCGGGTTGTCGTATTCGACGCTGCGGGCCTATGTCGCCCAGCGGCGGCGGGAGATCTGGGCTGAGGCGGGCCGGCCGTTGGCGGAGGTGTTCGTCCCGCAGACGCATCAGCCGGCCGCCGAGGGTGAGGTCGACTTCGCCGAACTGTGGGTGGATCTGCCCGCCGGTCGGACGAAGTGCTACCTGTTCACGATGTGGTTGTGCTTCTCGGGTCGGTCGGTGCATCGGGTGTTCCCGACTCAGTCGCAGGAGGCGTTCCTCGAGGGTCATATCGCCGCGTTCACCGAGCTGGGTGGTGTTCCAACGGTGCACGTGAAGTACGACAACCTCAAGTCCGCGGTCTCGGCCGTGCTGTTCGGCACCGACCGGCGGCGGACCGAGAACGAGCGGTGGGTGCTGTTCCGTTCGCACTACCAATTCGATGGGTTCTATTGCCTGCCCGGCGTCCACGGAGCCCACGAAAAGGGCGGTGTGGAGGGCGAAGGCGGCCGGTTCCGGCGCAACCATCTGGTCCCGGTGCCGAAGGTGAAATCGTTGGCCGAGCTGAATGTTCGGCTGGCCAAGGCGGACCGGGCCGATGACCACCGGCGGATCAACGGCCGGGTGCGCACCGTGGGCGAGATGTTCGCCATCGAGCAGCCCCTGCTCCGGCCGTTGCCGACCGAGGTGTTCGAACCGGGCCTGTCGTTGAACCCGCGGGTCGACCGGCACGCCCGGATCATGGTGCGTAACTGTCAGTACTCGGTGCCAGCCAAGTTCATCGGACGCCGGGTCCGGGTCCACCTCCGGGCGGGTGAGGTGATCGTGTTGGATGGCCGGACCGTCATCGCCACCCACGAGCGGTCGGGCCGTAAGGGCGCCCAGGTGTTGGACCTGGATCACTACCTGGAGGTGCTCAAGTACAAACCCGGCGCCCTGCCCGGGGCGACCGCCCTGGTCCAGGCTCGCGCCTGCGGGGCGTTCACCAGTGCGCACGAGGCGTTCTGGGCGGCGGCCCGCAAGGCTCACGGCGACGCCGCCGGCACCCGGGAACTGATCGACGTGCTGCTGCTGCATCGGCACATGCCGGCGGTCGACGTCGTCGCCGGGTTGACCGCCGCCCTGCGAGTCGGCGCGACCCAGGCCGATGTGGTGGCCGTGGAAGCCCGCAAACAGCAGCGTGGGGCCACGCAACCCGAGCATCCCGTCGGTCAGGACGACAGTGCCGGGCAGCGGGTGGTCAGTCTGACCGAGCGGCGGCTGTCCGACCCGACCGCGGTGATCGCCGGGCTGCCGCCGGATTCCCGGCCGTTGCCGTCGGTCGACCGTTACGACGAGCTGCTCACCCGCCGCAAGACCGCGCCGCCGGCGGCGGACCTGTCGAAAGGCAACGTGTCATGA